The Rissa tridactyla isolate bRisTri1 chromosome 6, bRisTri1.patW.cur.20221130, whole genome shotgun sequence genome includes a region encoding these proteins:
- the GDF2 gene encoding growth/differentiation factor 2, whose product MHYFGVLAALSVFNIIACLTRGKPLEDWGKLSAMGKSDAHFHDAGEVEDETHFNFKSFLENTKTDLLRSLNLSRVPSQAKTKEEPTQFMIDLYNRYTADKSSIPASNIVRSFSTEDVVSLTSPEENAFQKHILLFNISIPRYEEITRAELRIYISCHREVGSLSRLEGNMVIYDVLDGDHWENSESTKSFLVSHNIHECGWEMFEVSSAVKRWVRADKLKTKNKLEVVIESKAPGGFTCGKLDISVTPDTKNLPLLIVFSNDRSNGTKETKVELRDMIVHEQESVLKKLGKNNTSSEEEEQREEKAITGPHQHSSRSKRSIGANHCRRTSLHVNFEEIGWDSWIIAPKDYEAFECKGGCFFPLTDNVTPTKHAIVQTLVHLQNPKKASKACCVPTKLDSISILYKDDAGVPTLIYNYEGMKVAECGCR is encoded by the exons ATGCATTATTTTGGAGTATTAGCTGCACTGTCTGTTTTCAACATCATTGCCTGTTTGACAAGAGGCAAGCCTTTGGAAGACTGGGGCAAGTTATCAGCTATGGGAAAGTCCGATGCACACTTTCATGATGCTGGGGAAGTGGAAGATGAGACTCATTTCAACTTTAAATCTTTCCTGGAGAATACGAAGACAGATTTACTAAGGAGTTTGAATTTATCAAGAGTCCCCTCACAAGCGAAGACCAAAGAAGAACCAACACAGTTCATGATTGATTTATACAACAGATATACTGCAGACAAgtcctccatccctgcatccaatATTGTAAGGAGCTTCAGTACTGAAG atgttgtttctttaacttcaccagaagaaaatgcatttcagaaacacATCTTGCTCTTCAACATCTCTATTCCACGATATGAGGAAATCACCAGAGCTGAACTGAGAATTTATATCTCCTGTCACAGGGAAGTCGGGTCTCTCTCTAGGCTGGAAGGCAACATGGTAATTTACGATGTTCTAGATGGTGACCACTGGGAAAACTCAGAAAGTACCAAATCTTTCCTTGTCTCCCACAATATCCACGAGTGTGGCTGGGAGATGTTTGAAGTGTCAAGTGCTGTGAAAAGATGGGTCAGGGCAGACAAACTGAAGACTAAAAACAAGCTAGAGGTTGTTATAGAGAGTAAGGCTCCGGGTGGTTTCACTTGTGGGAAGCTGGATATCAGTGTTACACCTGACACTAAAAATCTGCCCCTGTTAATAGTGTTCTCCAATGACCGCAGCAATGGGACAAAAGAGACCAAAGTGGAGCTCCGGGATATGATTGTTCATGAACAAGAAAGTGTGCTAAAGAAATTAGGAAAGAACAACACTTCGTCTGAAGAGGAAGAACAGCGAGAGGAAAAGGCCATCACTGGGCCCCACCAGCATTCTTCCAGAAGCAAGAGAAGCATTGGAGCCAACCACTGCCGGAGAACTTCCCTCCATGTGAACTTCGAAGAGATTGGCTGGGATTCCTGGATCATTGCACCAAAAGATTATGAGGCTTTTGAGTGTAAAGGAGGTTGCTTCTTCCCTCTGACAGATAACGTTACCCCAACAAAACATGCTATTGTCCAAACTCTGGTGCAtctccaaaacccaaaaaaagctTCCAAAGCCTGTTGTGTTCCAACCAAATTGGATTCAATCTCCATTCTTTATAAGGATGATGCTGGTGTGCCCACTTTGATATATAACTACGAAGGGATGAAAGTGGCAGAATGTGGCTGCAGGTAG